From the genome of Cervus elaphus chromosome 7, mCerEla1.1, whole genome shotgun sequence:
AGACTGGACCCTCCCAACCCCATGGCTGACCCTTTGGTACCCAGCTCTCCAGTATGTCCTGCCCCAGACTCTGGATCATCCTGGGTGGCACTTTCACAAGATGAGAGTCTTTTAGGATGCGCCATCACCTGTCCCCCGGAAGTTACTTCCTCCAGCACAAGGATCCAGGCTCCTGCTGCAAAGTTCTGCTCATATTCTTTAAGGAAACTCTCAACCCTTCTCCCACATCACTGCTTCTTATTGAGTCTACTGCTGAATGATCTCCAATTATACATGAAACGTGTACCAGGATATTGAGTCCCAGCCTAGGTCATGGGCTGCATTCACCGAATGCCTCCCCCGGTCCTCACCCGCACTGGGCTGTGGCCCTCTGCCaagccccttccttctccctcctccagcacCGGGTCTCCACACCTGCCAGACTCACCTGAGCAGGCCTGGCTCCTCCCTGGGGCCCCAGGTGTCCCCATCTTAACGCTCAGCCCACCCCCAGCCGCCCCAGGGGGTGCTCCCCTTACCGTGTAGGTGACCCAGAGGCGGCCCGCTTGTCCAGGAACAGCAGTTCCTTCTCTGAGAAACAGAGAAGTCAGCCAGACTCGGTCACCAAGCCAGCAGACAAGTGGAGGTGGGCGGGGAATTCAGGCAGGAGTGGCCTGGCGCTTCCCGCTTCCCGGCAGAGTCCTGCCTCCCAGCCACCCCAAAGAGGGGTGGGGAGTCTGTCTTGTATGCTGGCAAAGTCCAGACGAGGTGAGGGAGGCTCCTAGAAGTCCATGAACTTACCCGTCTAGACCgggaagggagggacagagggagaCAACCTGGGTACAGGTGAGGCCTCCCTAGAGTGCCCTCTGCTGGTCAGTGGTTACTGCAACAGCGCAAGGTAGGCGGAACCCTAACCAGGGCTTCTCAAACTGTAATGGGCACATGAACCGTCTGAGGGACCGTGTTAGAAAGCAGGTCCTGATCCCTTTGGTCTAAGGTGGGGCCTGAGGTTCTATATCTTAGAAGCCCCCAGGTTATGGCACTGTGGGCCTGTTCAGGGAGcttggtagtggtttagttgctgagtcatgcccaactcttgtgaccccatgggctgtagcccaccaggctcctctgtccatgggatttcccagacaagaatactggagtgggttgccacttccttctccaggagatcttaccaacccagggatcgaacccacatctcctgcattacaggtggattctttactgccgagcttAGACAAGACCTAGTTCTACCCACTTTCTGCACAGATATGACAGGGAAGACACTGGGCTAATGGCCCACAAGTTGCTGGTGGCATTGGGGCACAACCACATCCGCTCCCTACCGAGGGCTCTTTCCACTGCCTACAGGGTTGCTGCCACTCTGGATGTTTGCCAGCCTGGTCCTTCCTCTGTCACTCTGCCATGGGATGAACGCTCCCTTCGCAGAGGGATGTTTTTCCAGCCATCTGCTCCGTATCTTCAGCTCTAGGTAGAGCCCGATCAATCCAAAGTAGGTGTTTAATAAAGACTGGGACGAAAGACTGGGTCAGCTGAGAGGAAAGAGGAGGCATATTTGGATCCAGACTGCCAACGTTGAACCTGGTGACCCACTTGCTGACTGTGTAATCATAGGTTAGTTgttcaatctttctgagcctcacttcCTGGCCTGTCAAAGGCACATGATAATATTTACCTTGAGAGGGATAAGGACGGCCATTATTGAGCTAATAAATATAAAGCGCACACCACGGAATGGTCACTCAGACGTGGTAACTTGTCGCCGTGGTCTGGCCTCCTGCAGCGCAGGtctctcctccagccccacaTTGATCATCACCCATAGAAAATGAGTAACTGCTGCTGCTTTCATCCTAGTTAATGATTCTCTAGCTTCTTGTCCCAAACTGCAACCCCCGCCCCTGCGCCGCcttccctgggaggaggggataAATACCTCCCAGGGGTGCCCAGGTCCCCAAAGAGGAGAGATGGGGTGAAGGAAGGGTGGAGAGTAGCCAACCCGGGGAGAGGACCTCCTGTCTAAAGCACAAGCAGGAAAGAGGTGCTTGGGACTTTGGGAGATGAAGAGGGGAGCAGTCAGTCTTTGGGGACAAAGCTCTGAGACACACAGATGGCTGCCTTTTTCTCTGAGTCATCAGATTCCAGGGCCTTGTGAAACATCTGTCAAGTTCGATTCCAAGCCAGGATGGGCCATGCGAGCTAGCAGTCAATAACGAGGGGCTACGTCTTATGAGATCATTTCCAAAGCTGGGGCTTGTTTCACTGGGGACAACCCCGGTTACATCTGAGGGTCCCTGCCACCCCTACGGACACAAAGCTGGTTCGTGTGATGCAGAGAGCACGATGCCAGGCATcagaagcctggcagcctgggGCTCAGCTGTCTCAGGAGGTTGGGTTACACAGCACCAATGCCTCAATAGTTCCATCAAGGGGGCCCCTCCAGAGACTGGGTCTAGTAGACCAGGGGACCCTCTGCTGAGAGGAACCCTTCCAGGCCATGCAGGCAGCAACCTGGACTCCCCAGCTAATGCCATCACCCTAGTCACTGGAGAGAGGCAGTCCAGCTGGGAGCCCCGCTCCacccttctccccatccccaccctcctcTGCCTTCCACCCATCACACATCACTGGCACTCAGTCTGGGAAGTGTGCTGCCTGAGGTAAGGGGAACACAGGCCTGCAAATAAATAAGAAGGCACCAGCAGTTGGGGGAGAACAGGAAAAAAGCATTGGGGGTGGTGGGAGTAGGGAAACCTCCAACACTgcatagaaaaatagaaatgatagaGAGACAGGAAAGCAGAAGGTGAAGAAAAAGACAGTGAGAAGCAGAGAATAAATAGAAAGATGCATAGGCCAACAGGCTGGTCAGCCCGGTCCCCAGAACCTCCAGGACATGTTCATGGGCCCTTGACAGGAGAGGATGGTGTAGACTGTCACTCCAGACACTGAGGAAAATcaccttttttccccttcaaattcTGTCAATCATGGGGATGAGGCTGAAATATCACAGGCAAATGAGAAGCATGATATTGGATGGGGGATCTTGGTTGGAGGGGCTacccaggtggttcaatggtaaagaatccacctgcaatgcaggagactcaggttccaattctgggttgggaagatcccctggagaagagcgtggctacccactctagcactcttgcctgggaaatcccatggacagaggagcctggtgggccacagtccatgggtttacaaGAGtaaggcacgacttagcaactaaacaataacgtTTGTTGGAGGACGGTCTGTGCCTCACCCCATTTGCAAAGGAAGACGCGGAACAAAATACAAGTGAGCATGGCAGCGTTTTAATCAGAGACCAAGCGGTTGTTCCCTTGAGAGGTCAGGCCACAAGACATCTGGGTACGTGTGTTTGTGGCCCCGACCCTCTGGAAGTGGAGAGGTGGAGGGGGAACCTCCCGGAGCCCCTCTGCATAGATGAGAACTTCAGAGCAAGGAACCCATAGTGTCAATCAGCTGAGTCTGAATTTGGGTGGGAGCTCCGGCAGAGTGGGCCCCTGGGGTTTTCCAGTCTGATATAGTGAGATAAGCCTGGGCCAGAGGGGCTGGCTGGTTCTGGACTGGAAAGGAAGTCCAGGGTTCTCTGGCTCCTATCTTCCAAACGTGGTTCTTCCAGGTTGGTTATGTCGGCTTGGTTGAGTTCAGTCTCAGACACTGCCCTCCCTCAAGGGCCTGCTATGTACCTGGCCAAGTGCCATCCATTGTGGGAGGGAGAAAAGATGGGCGATCCTGGACCTGAGATCCAGGAGTCAGACACACATTGGGGGAGAGGAGTCTTTCACTGGAAAGGAGTTGTCAGTCCTAGACGGGACACTCTTGAGTGCTGCATGAGTGGCGTGGAGAAAGTAAGTCCATGGAATGTGGAAAGGGGGGAAGGCAGGGTAGGCtcagaggagggggctgggagcagACCCCAGGCGGCGTCCAGGACTAGACCTCCTATGAGAGGCTCAGGCCGGGAAAGAGTGTCAGGTAGGAGCAGACAGACAGGCAGATGCGGGGAAGGGACTAGGGGAAGGCCACCATCAGCCTGTTCTCTGCCTCCCCAGATTGCACCTCCTCCAGAAGAATGTGGCCTCAAGGGGCCATCTTCGTGGTCCTGCCCCTCCTGGGGCCCACCCTTGTCTGGCTGCTCATCCATCACTCGATGCCCGACTGGTGTGAAGCCTGAGAAAGCTGCCCTGGTGCCCACCCCAGAGTTGTTGCTGGCGTGGACAACCATCTACTCCATCACAGGCTGAGTACCAGCTTCTCATGCTCTGGGCTGGGAGCAAGTCTCCCATCCCTGAATTGCTGCTGCACGCTGATCTCTAAAGGGATGGGACCTCATCTTGCCTCTTTCGGGGTGTCTCCTCTGTACCCGCCTAGGATTCCAGCCCACCCTCCCTTACCTCCCCCCTGCCCTCAAAGGATGCCTAGACCCACTTACCCCCCCGTTTCACCCCACAAAGGattccctcttggcaaccacaaggcCCAATTTACCATGAATCAGCCTCCTCTGAGCATTTCTGCCACCGTCTGTCCACAGCTATGCCTCCCACCGGGTGTGGAAGGGCCTGGGAGGGGGCTTTGGGCAGCCGCTGCCCCTCGGTCTCTAGGCTGTGCAGCTCACCATCAGCTGATGTCCTGATCCTCCTGTTGGCAGCCCACACCCCGGCCTGGTAAGGCGCCAGAGCTCAgcagtgggcagggcagggggcagggaggccgcCCGGCCTCCGAAGCAGGGAGCGTGGCAGGGCCGTCAGGTGCAGGCAGGTAGCGGCGGGGCGGTGGGGCAGGCTGCCCTGAACTTCCGTGGGGCGCACAGAGCGCCCGGAACTTGGCTCACTGGCTCCAGGGTGCTGCAGAAAGGTCAAGCGCAATTCCCAGGGCAGCCCGCCTGACCGCCCTGCCCTCGCCCAGGCCCTGCTGCACCTGCTGCTGCTCTTCGGGCTGGTGATGGGCATGGCTCTGCTCTGGCATCCCCATCAACAAGCTgccaccctgctgctgctgccctacCTGGCCTGGCTCACCGTGGCCGTTGCCATCACCCACCACCTGTGGAGGGACAGCCTTTGTCCTGAGGACCGGCCCCGGGGGAGAGGAGTGACTGAGGCCGGGatcaggggagaggagggaggccgGGGTAGGGGCGGAGGAGACCACGGGCAGGCTGTGGAGGGGAGGGCGGTGGCCAGAGGTTGCTGAGTCCCTGAAGGTGACTTGATCCAATGCGGCCGCTGTCCTGGGTCCCCCTGGTGCCACTTCCCATTAGGATTCAGAGACATGGGAGAGGGAGGAAACAGTTCACATTTAATACAAAGTAATAAGTCCTGTATTAATAAGAATTAATTTAGTATTAATAGCATCAATGAATAAAATCCTAACTAACTTTCCAGGTATGATGTGAAGTGTGTGAGGTTCAGGATAGCTGGGTGGGAATggacatgtctgtgtgtgtgtgtgtgtgcgtgtgtgtgcacacacgcacatgaaTGACGGTGTGaatgccctgccaaacctcacTCAAAATTTGG
Proteins encoded in this window:
- the TSPO2 gene encoding LOW QUALITY PROTEIN: translocator protein 2 (The sequence of the model RefSeq protein was modified relative to this genomic sequence to represent the inferred CDS: substituted 2 bases at 2 genomic stop codons), producing MWPQGAIFVVLPLLGPTLVWLLIHHSMPDCYASHRVWKGLGGGFGQPLPLGLXAVQLTISXCPDPPVGSPHPGLALLHLLLLFGLVMGMALLWHPHQQAATLLLLPYLAWLTVAVAITHHLWRDSLCPEDRPRGRGGTSDSGSPGAPSLHPAQALDTPVVYVNRVVASGQAPGHQGVPGARGPLFVFLISVVTGGRAQPGWVSGATHCWGASCPASTPSAGSRVSAFTE